One genomic segment of Bombina bombina isolate aBomBom1 chromosome 4, aBomBom1.pri, whole genome shotgun sequence includes these proteins:
- the LOC128657230 gene encoding G-protein coupled receptor 35-like encodes MTAVCICRSQHLASSQISAGSVHSASPGDRQSDGYSIYFDANIDKEYVVQPAAPIKNNFRENCSSIMALKNPTINLFKIILFPSILFFGTIFNCIGIHIFYFKMKTYTETRVFIMNLLVSDCCLLITIPFRLYDTIYGWEMTNTCRTIRSAYFMNIYMSISIITLISVDRYLAIKFPLSSRSLRSPRKAAVVCGTIWMLLILSYIFGELMFKIKIGVGFCFRKTMPKHLYGSLYISILGFYTPLIIIMFCSIEVIKTLKTKDSNSLHEQHCIRKSVYIVSINLIVFLLCFLPVHIAYIIQFIVEYIQLDCFLITQMNNYVSALQVIGDLNCCLDALYYYLVAKEFSGKKIKLTKAVELNQITEQTQQSNL; translated from the exons ATGACAGCAGTCTGTATATGTCGCAGCCAGCATCTGGCATCTTCTCAGATCTCAGCAGGTTCTGTACATAGTGCCTCGCCTGGAGATAGGCAAAGTGATGGCTATTCG ATTTATTTTGATGCAAATATAGACAAAGAGTATGTGGTACAACCGGCTGctccaataaaaaataatttcaggG AAAATTGCAGTAGCATCATGGCTTTGAAGAATCCAACTATAAATCTTTTCAAAATTATACTTTTTCcttcaattttattttttgggaCAATTTTCAACTGTATTGGTAtacatattttctattttaaaatgaAGACTTATACAGAAACAAGAGTGTTCATTATGAACCTGTTAGTTAGCGACTGTTGCTTGCTCATTACTATTCCCTTCCGATTGTACGATACAATATACGGGTGGGAGATGACTAACACATGCCGTACCATCCGGTCTGCATACTTTATGAACATATACATGAGTATTTCCATAATTACATTAATCTCTGTGGACAGATACCTGGCCATAAAATTTCCCTTGAGCTCAAGATCTTTGCGTTCACCTAGGAAGGCTGCAGTGGTTTGTGGGACTATATGGATGCTTCTCATTTTAAGCTACATATTTGGTGAACTAATGTTTAAAATCAAAATAGGGGTAGGCTTCTGTTTCAGGAAGACCATGCCAAAACACCTTTATGGAAGCCTTTACATTAGCATCCTGGGATTTTATACTCCTCTAATTATAATAATGTTTTGCTCCATTGAAGTTATCAAAACCCTAAAGACAAAGGACTCAAACAGTCTACATGAACAACATTGTATACGAAAATCAGTTTATATTGTTTCCATCAATCTAATTGTTTTCCTGTTGTGCTTTTTGCCTGTTCATATTGCTTATATTATACAGTTTATTGTAGAGTACATACAATTAGATTGTTTCCTGATAACACAAATGAATAATTATGTTAGTGCTTTGCAAGTTATTGGTGATCTGAACTGCTGCCTTGATGCACTCTACTATTATTTGGTGGCGAAGGaattttctggaaaaaaaataaagttaacaaAAGCTGTAGAATTGAATCAAATAACAGAACAGACACAGCAGTCAAACCTTTAG